From the Candida dubliniensis CD36 chromosome 2, complete sequence genome, the window AAATCCTCAAAATGGTGCCATtagaaattttattaaattaggTTATTTACCATCAATGATACTTTCAGGACCTCCAGGTATTGGTAAAACTACATTAGCTTCAGTTATTTCTTATGAATGTGGATTACCATTTTTAGAATTATCAGCAACTACAATGACAACACtggatttgaaaattatcatGGAAACTCATAATACTCaattagtattatttattgatgaattacaTCGATTAACGAAAATTCAACAAGATTGGTTATTACcatatattgaaaatgggaaaattatattgattgGTGCAACAACAGTACAACCAAATTCAACAAGGATTCGTCAAGCTATATTATCAAGATgtcaaatatttaaattggaaaaattgattgtgccagaaattaaaaaagttTTATATCATGCCataattttccaaaatttaaaacggaaaaatctttatcaattaggaaatattgtttataaaagtgaatgttttgatttaatattgAATAGAGCTCAAGGTGATTGTAGAATTGCCATAAATTTGGTTGAATTAATTAGtgataattttgttgataatattaatgatgtGGAATTACTGAAAGataaattacaacaaattttccacagtttaaattataataatagtttGGGTTTTGGAGGGGATAATTATGATGATATAATGACAAGATTTATGAGAATATTAGCTCAAGGTTGTTCAAgaagtaaaaaaatttataaaaatcCATTAGAATTTGTTTATGAAGATTTCAAATgtcaaaattttcaaaatcattatcttcAACAAATGCAAGTATCTGATGATAGTGATGTTGAACCTGGGGATATTTATTccgaagatgaagaagacgaaccaaaaaaaatgaatcaattgggAAAAcatattgatgattatcAACTTATTTCAGCATTGTTTTAtcttaatttattattgcaACGAGGGCAATCTCCCAATATGATATtccattatttaataatgtttACTATAAAATACATTGAATGTGATAATTTTACATtaagaaaattattatcatttaaaaaagCCATTGGTAATAGGAATAATGATACAGAATGgatattatcaaattgtgTTGAATGGTTAATGTATCAAAAAAGAACAGTTGATGGTATATATTTGTGGGAATATATTTCATATATTAAAACTTTTTGcaataaacaaatgaaattggaTGATGCTATTagtaatgatgatgatgatgatgaaattgaaattgaaatttcttATGAATctgatgatattaaaatGGTTGAAACGTTTCCTGTATTTCCTGATCCTcctaattcattaatagctgattttgaagttgaatatatttagtataaagattttttttttttttttatttatggAGACAACAGCGGTTagatttgatatttgatatttgatatttgttgcaaaaaaaaaaaaaaaataccaaCTGCCTAAAGATTCAGATATTAATCCATTCTtccaatatcaattatggcttcaaatcaaccaattaTGCCAAAGATTAATAGTCCATTGGGTATATTACGTACTTCTCAAGCAGTTGCATCTGATATCaccattaatattattttatatatattga encodes:
- a CDS encoding AAA family ATPase, putative, whose protein sequence is MEYEEQHQSNVNFLSKLTSLSLSEAIRPTTFEQYVGQDHLINPQNGAIRNFIKLGYLPSMILSGPPGIGKTTLASVISYECGLPFLELSATTMTTSDLKIIMETHNTQLVLFIDELHRLTKIQQDWLLPYIENGKIILIGATTVQPNSTRIRQAILSRCQIFKLEKLIVPEIKKVLYHAIIFQNLKRKNLYQLGNIVYKSECFDLILNRAQGDCRIAINLVELISDNFVDNINDVELSKDKLQQIFHSLNYNNSLGFGGDNYDDIMTRFMRILAQGCSRSKKIYKNPLEFVYEDFKCQNFQNHYLQQMQVSDDSDVEPGDIYSEDEEDEPKKMNQLGKHIDDYQLISALFYLNLLLQRGQSPNMIFHYLIMFTIKYIECDNFTLRKLLSFKKAIGNRNNDTEWILSNCVEWLMYQKRTVDGIYLWEYISYIKTFCNKQMKLDDAISNDDDDDEIEIEISYESDDIKMVETFPVFPDPPNSLIADFEVEYI